AATCACTAAGGCCAGGCTGAGACCCAAACCGATACCAGCCTTGGATCGGCTTTTGTCGCATCGATAAAAGCGATTAAATATATGTGAAAGATCTGCTTCTGCGATTCCAATACCGGTATCTTTAACAGTAATGACAACATAGCCATTATCCCAACCGGCCGAAATCTTGACCGTCCCCTGAGTAGGGGTATATTTTAAGGCATTATCGATGAGGTTGGATATCATGCGTTGAATATTTTGGGGGTCTGCCTGGATGATAAG
Above is a window of bacterium DNA encoding:
- a CDS encoding sensor histidine kinase, with the protein product LIIQADPQNIQRMISNLIDNALKYTPTQGTVKISAGWDNGYVVITVKDTGIGIAEADLSHIFNRFYRCDKSRSKAGIGLGLSLALVIAKAHGGDITATSSSDKGTTFIVTLPRVTLS